In a genomic window of Streptomyces pristinaespiralis:
- a CDS encoding class I adenylate-forming enzyme family protein: protein MPRFTHPELPLDGLLRQAAVRDPDGTALTCGQHTLTYAELDARADRVAHYLLRATGRPGTTVGVANTLDAAFAATYYGTSRSGSTIALVNPLIGEAALRHVFTAAAIEIAFVPCATAELLTKMREQLPRLHTIVVTDADDGVVPADATPLHVALHGADDGPAAPAHGPADLSATVCVQFTTGTTGRPKGVRLTHRNLVANAHQIALAHGLGPDSVTLNHLPLFHVMHLNSAVCAGAAQVLCPDGDPLASLALAARTGATHYYGLPARLHRLAADPRPAASPDAVPALPRLTAVLSGGTALAPAAARRLSQLLGVPVVQGYGMAELSPLSHNQRLDDTRPGAVGHPLPGTESRIVGLDSREVADVWATGEVQVRGPQVMAGYLDDDEPSPIDADGWFSTGDIGYQDADGVLHLVDRLGDVFKYDNELVSPSAVERIIADDPRVAECVVVGWPDAVHGAVVWAGIVLRETPGPPQHAAHAVLDVLDAITEKANSRLAHFERIRRVEALDTVPRTPTGKPRRQELRRRLRDRAAAEAAA, encoded by the coding sequence GTGCCGCGATTCACGCACCCGGAACTGCCCCTGGACGGACTGCTGCGCCAGGCCGCCGTCCGGGACCCCGACGGCACCGCCCTGACCTGCGGGCAGCACACCCTCACCTACGCCGAACTCGACGCCCGCGCCGACCGCGTCGCCCACTACCTCCTGCGCGCCACCGGCCGGCCGGGCACCACCGTCGGCGTGGCGAACACCCTCGACGCCGCGTTCGCCGCCACCTACTACGGCACCAGCCGCAGCGGCAGCACCATCGCCCTGGTCAACCCGCTCATCGGCGAGGCGGCACTGCGGCACGTGTTCACCGCCGCCGCGATCGAGATCGCGTTCGTGCCCTGCGCCACCGCCGAACTGCTCACCAAGATGCGCGAGCAACTGCCCCGCCTGCACACCATCGTCGTCACCGACGCCGACGACGGCGTGGTCCCCGCCGACGCCACCCCGCTCCACGTCGCCCTGCACGGCGCGGACGACGGGCCGGCCGCACCCGCCCACGGACCGGCCGACCTGTCGGCGACCGTGTGCGTGCAGTTCACCACCGGCACCACCGGCCGTCCCAAGGGCGTGCGCCTGACCCACCGCAACCTGGTCGCCAACGCCCACCAGATCGCCCTCGCCCACGGCCTCGGCCCGGACTCCGTCACCCTCAACCACCTGCCGCTGTTCCACGTGATGCACCTCAACTCGGCCGTGTGCGCCGGAGCCGCGCAGGTGCTGTGCCCCGACGGCGACCCCCTCGCCTCCCTCGCGCTGGCCGCCCGCACGGGCGCCACCCACTACTACGGGCTCCCCGCCCGCCTGCACCGCCTCGCCGCCGACCCGCGACCGGCCGCGTCCCCCGACGCCGTCCCCGCCCTGCCCCGGCTCACCGCCGTCCTGTCCGGCGGCACCGCGCTCGCGCCCGCCGCCGCCCGCCGGCTGAGCCAACTGCTCGGCGTCCCCGTCGTCCAGGGCTACGGGATGGCCGAACTCTCCCCGCTGTCCCACAACCAGCGCCTCGACGACACCCGTCCCGGCGCCGTCGGACACCCCCTGCCCGGCACCGAGTCCCGCATCGTCGGCCTCGACTCGCGCGAGGTGGCGGACGTGTGGGCCACCGGCGAAGTGCAGGTCCGCGGACCGCAGGTGATGGCCGGCTACCTCGACGACGACGAACCCTCACCGATCGACGCCGACGGCTGGTTCTCCACCGGCGACATCGGCTACCAGGACGCCGACGGCGTCCTCCACCTCGTCGACCGGCTCGGCGACGTCTTCAAGTACGACAACGAACTCGTCTCACCGTCCGCCGTCGAACGGATCATCGCCGACGACCCCCGCGTCGCCGAATGCGTCGTCGTCGGCTGGCCCGACGCCGTGCACGGCGCCGTCGTATGGGCCGGCATCGTCCTGCGCGAGACCCCCGGGCCCCCGCAGCACGCGGCCCACGCCGTCCTCGACGTCCTCGACGCGATCACCGAGAAGGCCAACTCCCGGCTCGCCCACTTCGAACGCATCCGCCGCGTCGAAGCCCTCGACACCGTCCCGCGCACCCCCACCGGCAAACCCCGCCGCCAGGAACTGCGCCGCCGGCTGCGCGACCGCGCCGCCGCAGAAGCCGCCGCCTGA
- a CDS encoding antibiotic biosynthesis monooxygenase family protein, whose product MVTFVNKLTVHGDHDAFLAVRARLTAYMSAQPGYVSHQNLRALGAGNVHLEIAVWDSAEAHRAAVGSDGFRAIVADLKPLVTAEPAMYETEDAAAPLEAAGVR is encoded by the coding sequence ATGGTGACCTTCGTCAACAAGCTGACCGTGCACGGCGACCACGACGCCTTCCTCGCCGTCCGCGCCCGCCTCACCGCCTACATGTCCGCCCAGCCCGGCTACGTCAGCCACCAGAACCTGCGCGCCCTCGGCGCCGGGAACGTCCACCTCGAGATCGCCGTCTGGGACAGCGCGGAGGCACACCGCGCCGCCGTCGGCAGCGACGGCTTCCGCGCCATCGTGGCCGACCTCAAGCCACTGGTGACCGCCGAACCCGCCATGTACGAGACCGAGGACGCCGCCGCCCCGCTGGAGGCGGCCGGTGTCCGATGA
- a CDS encoding FAD-dependent oxidoreductase: MSDDRRPDVLVAGAGPVGLTAAHELARRGLRVRLVDAATGPARTSRAVAVHPRTLETLDQMGTAAPVIEAGRKNRAFTMFASGRRLVRLEADYRSMPTRHPYTVIIEQTRTEAVLRDAVARLGVEIEWGVRLTGLEQDTTTVRATLRHADGTEEICETPWLVGCDGGHSTVRKQLGLPLIGESRDTWLLADAPVRTDLEPDSIYWVHTGKQAMMMVPYARPGHWRLLDTAPRTPDAAGAAERIADRLTTGLGHQVHVGDPEWVSVFTFQQRMVPRMHQGRVFVAGDAAHVHSPASGQGMNTGIQEAYNLAWKLAMVHQGHAGPALLDTYSTERVPIGKQLLGSTRTATFLVQLKNALASLALPAVFTVVRAVPPLRRAIQRKVLGGMSGLRIDYATSPLTTGAGPEPVPVAAPVAAPVFVPRHRHVPAPGERAATATAREPASPGPRAFADELRDVRWTLLVAPGAHTAAGTPVRTATDAAARHGAWLSVRTVGDTTTPGPRPLPDPDGALRRALGLASGAWALIRPDGYLAAHGGLLTPRALDEALRPLSLTAPHQPHSTPESLLERASSGRRADRDTVDSTVGAPHKEAQR, from the coding sequence GTGTCCGATGACCGCCGGCCCGACGTCCTGGTCGCCGGCGCCGGCCCGGTCGGCCTGACCGCCGCCCACGAACTGGCCCGCCGCGGCCTGCGCGTCCGCCTCGTCGACGCCGCCACCGGCCCCGCCCGCACCAGCCGCGCCGTCGCCGTCCACCCGCGCACCCTGGAAACCCTCGACCAGATGGGCACCGCCGCACCCGTCATCGAAGCCGGCCGCAAGAACCGGGCGTTCACCATGTTCGCCTCCGGCCGCCGGCTGGTGCGCCTGGAGGCCGACTACCGCAGCATGCCCACCCGCCACCCCTACACCGTGATCATCGAGCAGACCCGCACCGAGGCCGTCCTGCGCGACGCCGTCGCCCGGCTCGGCGTCGAGATCGAATGGGGCGTACGGCTCACCGGCCTCGAGCAGGACACCACCACCGTACGAGCCACCCTGCGGCACGCCGACGGCACCGAGGAGATCTGCGAGACACCCTGGCTGGTGGGCTGCGACGGCGGCCACAGCACCGTACGCAAACAGCTCGGCCTGCCCCTGATCGGCGAGAGCCGCGACACCTGGCTGCTGGCCGACGCACCCGTACGCACCGACCTCGAACCCGACAGCATCTACTGGGTCCACACCGGCAAACAGGCCATGATGATGGTGCCCTACGCCCGCCCGGGCCACTGGCGGCTGCTGGACACCGCCCCCCGGACCCCCGACGCGGCCGGCGCCGCCGAACGCATCGCCGACCGCCTCACCACCGGCCTCGGCCACCAGGTCCACGTTGGCGACCCCGAATGGGTCTCCGTCTTCACCTTCCAGCAGCGCATGGTGCCCCGCATGCACCAAGGCCGCGTCTTCGTCGCCGGCGACGCCGCCCACGTCCACAGCCCGGCCTCCGGACAGGGCATGAACACCGGCATCCAGGAGGCCTACAACCTCGCCTGGAAACTCGCCATGGTCCACCAGGGCCACGCCGGCCCCGCGCTCCTGGACACCTACAGCACCGAACGCGTCCCCATCGGCAAGCAGCTCCTCGGCTCCACCCGCACCGCCACCTTCCTCGTCCAGCTCAAGAACGCCCTCGCCTCCCTCGCCCTGCCCGCCGTCTTCACCGTCGTACGCGCCGTGCCCCCGCTGCGCCGCGCCATCCAGCGCAAGGTCCTCGGCGGCATGTCCGGACTGCGCATCGACTACGCCACCAGCCCGCTGACCACCGGCGCAGGACCCGAACCCGTCCCCGTCGCCGCGCCCGTCGCCGCGCCCGTGTTCGTACCCAGGCACCGCCATGTGCCCGCCCCCGGCGAACGCGCCGCCACCGCCACCGCCCGCGAACCCGCCTCGCCCGGCCCGCGCGCCTTCGCCGACGAACTGCGCGACGTGCGCTGGACCCTGCTCGTCGCCCCCGGCGCCCACACCGCCGCCGGCACCCCCGTCCGCACCGCCACCGACGCCGCCGCCCGCCACGGCGCCTGGCTGTCCGTGCGCACCGTCGGCGACACCACCACCCCCGGCCCACGCCCCCTGCCCGACCCCGACGGCGCCCTGCGCCGCGCCCTGGGCCTCGCCTCCGGCGCCTGGGCGCTCATCCGCCCCGACGGCTACCTCGCCGCCCACGGCGGCCTGCTCACCCCCCGCGCCCTCGACGAGGCCCTGCGACCGCTGTCCCTGACAGCACCGCACCAGCCCCACAGCACACCTGAGTCCCTTCTCGAGCGGGCCTCGTCCGGCCGTCGAGCGGACCGGGACACCGTCGACAGCACCGTCGGCGCACCGCACAAGGAGGCACAACGATGA
- the fabG gene encoding 3-oxoacyl-ACP reductase FabG — MTAPSPATPPVALVTGATSGIGLAVARDLGRRGHRVFICARTALEVKQTVEDLRDEGLEAEGAAADVRCRDSVAALVRTVLDTYGPVTVLVNNVGRSGGGPTADIADELWYDVIDTNLNSVFLLTREVLKNGGLADATWGRIINIASTAGKQGVLLGAPYSASKHGVVGFTKALGKELAPAGITVNAVCPGYVETPLAERVRQGYAAAWDTTEEYVQEQFEAKIPLGRYTTPEEVAALVGYLTTEHAASITAQALNVCGGLGNV; from the coding sequence ATGACCGCACCGTCGCCGGCGACGCCGCCGGTCGCCCTGGTCACCGGCGCCACCAGCGGCATCGGCCTCGCCGTCGCCCGCGACCTCGGCCGCCGCGGCCACCGCGTCTTCATCTGCGCCCGCACCGCCCTGGAGGTCAAACAGACCGTCGAGGACCTCCGCGACGAAGGCCTGGAGGCCGAGGGCGCCGCCGCCGACGTCCGCTGCCGCGACTCGGTGGCCGCCCTCGTGCGCACCGTCCTGGACACCTACGGACCCGTCACCGTCCTCGTCAACAACGTCGGACGCAGCGGCGGCGGACCCACCGCCGACATCGCCGACGAACTCTGGTACGACGTCATCGACACCAACCTCAACAGCGTCTTCCTGCTGACCCGCGAAGTCCTCAAGAACGGCGGCCTCGCCGACGCCACCTGGGGACGCATCATCAACATCGCCTCCACCGCGGGAAAACAGGGCGTCCTGCTCGGCGCCCCCTACTCCGCCTCCAAGCACGGCGTCGTCGGCTTCACCAAAGCCCTCGGCAAGGAACTCGCCCCCGCCGGCATCACCGTCAACGCGGTCTGCCCCGGCTACGTCGAGACCCCGCTGGCCGAACGCGTCCGCCAGGGCTACGCCGCCGCGTGGGACACCACGGAGGAATACGTACAGGAGCAGTTCGAGGCCAAGATCCCCCTCGGCCGCTACACCACCCCCGAAGAAGTGGCCGCCCTGGTCGGCTACCTCACCACCGAACACGCCGCCTCCATCACCGCCCAGGCACTCAACGTCTGCGGCGGCCTGGGCAACGTCTGA
- a CDS encoding aromatase/cyclase yields MSAERVHATTHEVNVAAPAGVVYGLISDAVQWPLFFPPNVHVERLEFDGASERLRMWATANGQVKSWTSRRVLDPARRRIEFRQELPASPVQSMGGTWIVEPLDANRSKLTLLHDFTVAGDAADDVAWVERATDTNSRAELDNLSRLAERWSQLDDLVLSFEDSVRVNGPAELVYDFLYRVADWPQLVPHVSRLELTEDQPGVQVMAMDTVTADGSTHTTESVRVCFPHAGRIVYKQTATPLLMAAHTGEWSVVPDETGVTVTSQHSVVLRPENIESVLGPDADVQTARRYVREALGRNSGATLALAKKHAESAVRVL; encoded by the coding sequence ATGTCCGCTGAGCGAGTGCACGCAACGACGCACGAGGTGAACGTGGCCGCGCCCGCCGGCGTGGTCTACGGCCTGATCTCCGACGCCGTCCAGTGGCCGCTGTTCTTCCCGCCCAACGTCCACGTGGAACGCCTGGAGTTCGACGGCGCCAGCGAACGCCTGCGCATGTGGGCCACCGCCAACGGACAGGTCAAGTCCTGGACCTCCCGCCGCGTCCTCGACCCCGCCCGGCGCCGCATCGAGTTCCGCCAGGAACTGCCCGCCTCCCCGGTGCAGTCCATGGGCGGCACCTGGATCGTCGAACCGCTCGACGCGAACCGGTCCAAGCTGACCCTGCTGCACGACTTCACCGTCGCCGGCGACGCCGCCGACGACGTCGCCTGGGTCGAACGCGCCACCGACACCAACAGCCGCGCCGAACTGGACAACCTCAGCCGGCTCGCCGAACGCTGGTCCCAGCTCGACGACCTCGTCCTGTCCTTCGAGGACTCCGTCCGCGTCAACGGCCCCGCCGAACTCGTCTACGACTTCCTCTACCGGGTGGCGGACTGGCCCCAGCTCGTCCCGCACGTCTCCCGCCTGGAGCTGACGGAGGACCAGCCCGGCGTCCAGGTCATGGCCATGGACACCGTCACCGCCGACGGCTCCACCCACACCACCGAGTCCGTCCGCGTCTGCTTCCCCCACGCCGGACGCATCGTCTACAAGCAGACCGCCACCCCGCTGCTGATGGCCGCCCACACCGGCGAATGGTCCGTCGTCCCCGACGAGACCGGCGTCACCGTCACCTCCCAGCACAGCGTCGTCCTGCGCCCGGAGAACATCGAGTCCGTCCTCGGCCCGGACGCCGACGTGCAGACCGCCCGCCGCTACGTCCGCGAGGCCCTGGGCCGCAACAGCGGCGCCACCCTCGCCCTCGCCAAGAAGCACGCGGAGAGCGCGGTCCGCGTCCTGTGA
- a CDS encoding acyl-CoA dehydrogenase translates to MTAPVTAPAPAAAGHRPSTPGPATGPGAHGGAPPGAAERAAWLENLLGDPDDPRNPHGYTPLLDADDRREIPAATEALLTDAGLTAELVPHELGGRLIRPDLLAQVLRPLFRRDVALGFGHGITSLFGASAVWAAGDTAQREATARVLLAGGRTPILHHELAHANAILRDEFTARPTPDGGFVLSGRKDVVINADRADAYVMYARTASSTGPRSHSVLLLDPERLPPGGLRRLPRALTPGMRGSRFAGLEFTDCPAGADTLVGDLGDGVPLALRTYQVNRCLIPATVVAGVDSVLRFAVRAAVTGRPAGVPPRRWHTVLAGVFADLLACDSMAVTGLRALSLLPDSSHLLAAAVKMTMPDLLREDLEELSTVLGAHGYDRGPRYGGFQKLVRDLPVAGLGHAGTAACQAVIVPQLPTLARRSWFRTDEPAGRLFLPRAPLPAFDYRALTLTGSDDVLTASLIGTAERLAPLRTTSDAWAALADLADAFVQEMRALREQCAALPDITHAALVDPRVCALADRYALVLAAAACLGVWQGQDGTGTFLSDPAWAVLALTRIGRRLGVPVPELPGNTTKAVLEEVLARYRDHRSFDLYDTRLAG, encoded by the coding sequence GTGACCGCACCCGTGACCGCGCCCGCCCCGGCAGCGGCGGGCCACCGACCGAGCACCCCCGGGCCCGCCACGGGCCCGGGGGCGCACGGCGGCGCCCCGCCCGGCGCCGCCGAGCGGGCCGCCTGGCTGGAGAACCTCCTCGGCGACCCCGACGACCCGCGCAACCCGCACGGCTACACACCCCTCCTGGACGCCGACGACCGCCGCGAGATCCCCGCCGCCACCGAAGCGCTGCTCACCGACGCCGGACTCACCGCCGAACTCGTCCCCCACGAACTCGGCGGCCGCCTCATCCGCCCCGACCTCCTCGCCCAGGTCCTGCGCCCTCTCTTCCGCCGCGACGTCGCCCTCGGCTTCGGCCACGGCATCACCTCGCTGTTCGGCGCCTCCGCCGTCTGGGCGGCCGGCGACACCGCACAGCGGGAAGCGACCGCCCGCGTGCTCCTGGCCGGCGGCCGCACCCCGATCCTCCACCACGAACTCGCCCACGCCAACGCGATCCTGCGCGACGAGTTCACCGCACGACCCACCCCCGACGGCGGCTTCGTCCTGTCCGGACGCAAGGACGTCGTCATCAACGCCGACCGGGCGGACGCCTACGTCATGTACGCCCGTACGGCGTCCTCGACCGGCCCACGAAGCCACTCCGTGCTGCTGCTCGACCCCGAGCGGCTGCCGCCCGGCGGCCTGCGCCGGCTGCCGCGCGCCCTCACCCCGGGCATGCGCGGCAGCCGCTTCGCGGGCCTCGAGTTCACCGACTGCCCCGCCGGGGCCGACACCCTCGTCGGCGACCTCGGCGACGGCGTCCCGCTCGCCCTGCGCACCTACCAGGTCAACCGCTGCCTCATCCCCGCCACCGTCGTCGCCGGCGTCGACAGCGTCCTGCGCTTCGCCGTCCGCGCCGCCGTCACCGGACGGCCCGCCGGCGTCCCGCCCCGCCGCTGGCACACCGTGCTGGCCGGCGTCTTCGCCGACCTGCTCGCCTGCGACAGCATGGCCGTCACCGGACTGCGCGCCCTGAGCCTGCTGCCCGACAGCTCCCACCTGCTCGCCGCCGCCGTCAAGATGACCATGCCCGACCTGCTCCGCGAGGACCTCGAGGAGCTCTCCACCGTCCTCGGCGCGCACGGCTACGACCGCGGCCCGCGCTACGGCGGCTTCCAGAAACTCGTCCGCGACCTGCCCGTCGCCGGACTCGGCCACGCCGGCACCGCCGCCTGCCAGGCCGTCATCGTGCCCCAACTGCCCACCCTCGCCCGCCGCTCCTGGTTCCGCACCGACGAACCGGCCGGCCGGCTGTTCCTGCCCCGGGCGCCGCTGCCCGCCTTCGACTACCGCGCCCTCACCCTCACCGGCAGCGACGACGTCCTGACCGCGTCCCTGATCGGCACCGCCGAACGCCTCGCCCCCCTGCGCACCACCTCGGACGCCTGGGCCGCCCTCGCCGACCTCGCCGACGCGTTCGTCCAGGAGATGCGCGCCCTGCGCGAACAGTGCGCCGCCCTCCCCGACATCACCCACGCCGCACTCGTCGACCCCCGCGTCTGCGCCCTGGCCGACCGCTACGCCCTGGTCCTCGCGGCCGCCGCCTGCCTGGGCGTGTGGCAGGGCCAGGACGGCACCGGCACCTTCCTGTCCGACCCGGCATGGGCCGTCCTCGCCCTCACCCGCATCGGCCGCAGACTCGGCGTCCCGGTCCCCGAACTCCCCGGGAACACCACCAAGGCGGTCCTCGAAGAGGTGCTCGCGCGCTACCGGGACCACCGCAGCTTCGACCTGTACGACACACGGCTCGCCGGCTGA
- a CDS encoding 4'-phosphopantetheinyl transferase family protein, which translates to MNEQRISTPIHVPRPAGPWQGVHENLTRTGNAVVHTTWGEWLPAALTAPRLRRLLGRDWTRYRRIPDATVRFRFVAARLLMKHTAAAALRVDPETLDLAYRLGGRPYLRGFDQIDLSLTHTGDLMAVGLSRHGRIGVDAEPADRRMRFDLLQAQMCTPTEAAELAPLPEREQTAQTLRLWTLKEAYTKALGQGMRLGFTEFGFGLRSGRLLAPDGSPATRGEWAFATHPALGGRYLLSVACHDAGLDPADDTSARTMLDPGFLAAMAHHQH; encoded by the coding sequence ATGAACGAGCAGAGGATCAGCACACCGATCCACGTGCCCCGGCCCGCCGGGCCGTGGCAGGGCGTGCACGAGAACCTGACCCGGACGGGAAACGCGGTCGTGCACACCACCTGGGGCGAATGGCTGCCCGCCGCGCTCACCGCACCCCGCCTGCGCCGGCTGCTGGGCCGCGACTGGACCCGCTACCGCCGCATCCCCGATGCGACGGTGCGCTTCCGCTTCGTCGCCGCCCGGCTGCTGATGAAACACACCGCGGCCGCGGCCCTGCGCGTCGACCCCGAGACCCTCGACCTCGCCTACCGCCTCGGCGGCCGCCCCTACCTGCGCGGCTTCGACCAGATCGACCTGAGCCTGACCCACACCGGCGACCTCATGGCCGTCGGCCTCAGCCGCCACGGCCGCATCGGCGTCGACGCAGAACCGGCCGACCGCCGCATGCGGTTCGACCTCCTCCAGGCCCAGATGTGCACCCCCACGGAGGCCGCCGAACTCGCCCCGCTGCCCGAGCGCGAACAGACCGCCCAGACCCTGCGCCTGTGGACCCTCAAAGAGGCCTACACCAAGGCCCTCGGCCAGGGCATGCGCCTGGGCTTCACCGAGTTCGGCTTCGGCCTGCGCAGCGGCCGCCTGCTGGCCCCCGACGGCTCACCCGCCACCCGCGGCGAATGGGCCTTCGCCACGCACCCCGCGCTCGGCGGCCGCTACCTGCTGTCCGTCGCCTGCCACGACGCCGGCCTCGACCCGGCCGACGACACCTCGGCCCGCACCATGCTCGACCCGGGCTTCCTGGCGGCGATGGCGCACCACCAGCACTGA
- a CDS encoding hemerythrin domain-containing protein yields METFTGHGDRLAAFGNQLIAVHLWLREELARLADDVDAFLEGGERPRELRAHCLTFCSAVRRHHTEEDDAAFPALAQQFPELRPVLEELENDHHTVADILRRIEELLGGLGTGEGALPAQEVRKELDGLAALLESHFVYEEKKIVTALNGLSAPLPGGVVLQDVIQDVSGQE; encoded by the coding sequence ATGGAGACATTCACCGGTCACGGCGACCGGCTCGCGGCATTCGGCAACCAGCTGATCGCGGTCCATCTGTGGCTGCGCGAGGAACTGGCGCGGCTCGCCGACGACGTCGACGCCTTCCTGGAGGGCGGCGAACGGCCGCGGGAGCTGCGGGCCCACTGCCTGACGTTCTGCTCCGCGGTGCGCCGCCACCACACCGAGGAGGACGACGCCGCCTTCCCCGCGCTGGCGCAGCAGTTCCCGGAACTGCGGCCGGTGCTGGAGGAGTTGGAGAACGACCACCACACGGTGGCGGACATCCTGCGCCGCATCGAGGAGCTGCTGGGCGGCCTCGGCACGGGCGAGGGCGCGCTGCCCGCGCAGGAGGTGCGCAAGGAACTGGACGGTCTGGCGGCCCTGTTGGAGTCCCACTTCGTGTACGAGGAGAAGAAGATCGTCACGGCCCTGAACGGCCTGTCCGCGCCGCTGCCGGGCGGCGTGGTCCTCCAGGACGTCATCCAGGACGTGTCCGGGCAGGAGTAG
- a CDS encoding response regulator transcription factor — MTEAGTGLGRTAPAHGGKASVLRMLPGGATAAPGVRLFLVGGDALARAGIRSLLDGQGGISVIGEDEPGPRALAALRAQAPDVLVVHGLREAHEADALLREVDPGIRVLTVGGAEPKGRTTAVLHGHLPHSTTSQQLAAAVSLAAAGYSLTRGPLPPTTTEPAPAATPEKAAPRPRAAATVSDVPPEQLTGRECQILDLVARGLSNTEIAQSLTLSEHTVKTHVQNLLNKLRLRNRVHVAIYAFETGLR, encoded by the coding sequence ATGACGGAAGCAGGAACCGGCCTCGGCCGGACGGCGCCCGCGCACGGCGGCAAGGCCTCCGTCCTGCGCATGCTGCCCGGCGGGGCGACCGCCGCACCGGGAGTGCGGCTGTTCCTCGTCGGCGGTGACGCGCTCGCCCGGGCCGGGATCCGCTCCCTGCTCGACGGGCAGGGCGGCATCAGTGTCATAGGGGAGGACGAGCCCGGCCCGCGGGCCCTGGCAGCGTTGCGGGCCCAGGCGCCCGACGTGCTCGTCGTCCACGGGCTGCGCGAGGCGCACGAGGCCGACGCGCTGCTGCGCGAGGTCGACCCCGGCATACGGGTGCTCACCGTCGGCGGGGCCGAGCCCAAGGGCCGGACCACGGCCGTCCTGCACGGCCATCTGCCCCACTCCACCACCTCCCAGCAGCTGGCCGCCGCCGTCTCACTGGCCGCCGCCGGCTACTCGCTGACCCGAGGCCCGCTGCCCCCCACCACCACCGAACCCGCCCCGGCCGCCACGCCGGAGAAGGCCGCACCCCGGCCCCGGGCCGCCGCCACCGTCTCCGACGTGCCGCCCGAGCAGCTCACCGGCCGCGAGTGCCAGATCCTCGACCTGGTGGCCCGCGGACTGTCCAACACCGAGATCGCCCAGTCGCTGACGCTGTCCGAACACACCGTCAAGACCCATGTGCAGAACCTGCTGAACAAGCTGCGGCTGCGCAACCGCGTGCACGTGGCCATCTACGCCTTCGAGACCGGCCTGCGCTGA